The Paenibacillus sp. FSL W8-0426 region GAGCCTCCTTTGACATGCGGGCAGCTTCGGCGATCAAGGCGTGGGGGTCTCCCCATTTTCGCTCATAAAATTGCTCATTTTCCTTGTTCACAGCAGCCAATTTTTGCTCTCCCACCGCCTTTATGCTGACGCTCCCGAAATGATGGATAAAGGCATCCCCTGCCACAGCGAGCTTGTATCCCGCAAGTTTCGCGCGCACGATCCAATCTTCGTCCTCGAAATTGCCTATGGCATAACCTTCGTCCAGATAACCTACCCGTTCGAACAATTCCCTTGAAAACAACCAGCAAAATCCGACGAGGCGATCCGTCAGGCGGTATTTGGACGCATCGGGCTTATTGTAGTTTGCGGCAAAAGCCCACATCTCCGATACGTCATCATAAGGCACCTCGATCTGCTGCTCTCCGCCGATATAATTCGTCACCGGACCGACGACGCCGATGTCCGCTTGACTTTGAAGGCATGCCATCATGTTGTCCAGCCAACCCGGCGTGACCAGCGTGTCGTTGTTCAGCACGACGATATGCCGTCCTTTGGCCATCATGAGGCCATGGTTCACTCCGCCGGCAAACCCACGATTGCCATCCAGCGCGGCTACCCGAACCATGCCCCCGATCCGCCCAAGCGCGTCGGCGGTGCCGTCCTGCGATCCATTGTCCACCACGATGATTTCGTAGGGAGCCGGGGTGTGCTTTTCAATGCTGGATACGCATTTCAGTACATAATCCCGCTGGTTGTAAGTCGGAATGACGATGCTTACCCCGTCAAACACGGCGCCGAACGAATTTTTCCCTTGGCGCACGCCGTCCTCATACCCTCTTTTGTAGCCCTGATTGTATATCTTCGTCCTTCGAAGAGCCTGTTGTCCCTTCCGGCTTGCTTTGGATTGGCTTCCCTTGCCGCGGGCTGCCGCATGCAAAAAAACAGATGGGGCCGACGCCCGATTCCCGTTCCGTCTTTTTCCGGGTTTGCCGGAAGAGCGCGGTAGAATGGCCTGCTTGCCTGACGGCCTCCCTAAAATCCGCATTCGCTCCTCCTGACGGCATTCGGCCCGGGGTGAAACACCCCCGGCGAAAACATCCTCACAGTCGTACGTTTCATCTGTTTGCCTATAAGGCTGCCCCGCGTTTGTCTCATGATCCGGTCTGCCCATACCGCTCCCTCCTTTTTTGTTCAAAAGCGCTGTTCTTTTTTACATAATCAAACTGGAAGCGCGTCAATATTGAAGTTCTCCCGTCACCAACTTGTTTGCCAGATGACCGAAATCGATGGCCACCTTGCCAAGTTCATCCGCAATATGACGGCACAGTACGATTGCGGGAATGCCCGCCGCCACCAGCGCCAGATCGAAATCATGCTTCCGAATTCGCTGCATGACTCGCGGAATGTCGGCATATCCGGCAACCGGTGCGATCATGCCGGCGACATGCACCCCGTGGCTCTGCAGCAGCCCCCCCAGTTCGGAGGCCAAATTGCCGATCACAAGCACGCGCCGGTTCTGCAGAAGGGACGGCAGCAGCCTGGAATGATGCAGGCTGTAATTGATTGTGGAGTCGGTCAACTTCAGGCTCGACCAATCGATCGCGAAATGGCGAAGCACCGGAAACAGCAACCCTTGGAACGTAGGTGCCCGCGAGATGGGTACCCCGACCCAATCGGCTCGGCGAATCGCTTCCACCAAGGAGGCACGAACATCCGGCGTGGAGCGCGGCACTCCCGCATAGGGCAGAAACGGGGCCAGCTCTTGCACTTCTTCGCTGGACAGCACAGTGTCCGCTGCCAGCGCAAGCAATTCGCCATCGCCGAGGCGAATGACCGACAACGGGCGCCCGGCGTCCAGCGCCGCGTAAATGTGGGCAGCCACCTCATGCGGGCCGGCCAATCGGGCGAGGCGGTGGGCATATTGGTTGACCCCCGCCGCGATCAGTTCTGCCGCGGCAACGTCCGGCAGAATGTGGTCGGGCGGAATGCGCTGCTCCACCAGCGCCTCCCCGCCCGCGTACACGCCGTCGCGGAAACCGGCGGCGTAGCTGCTATCCCGTGCCGCCCGCTTCGCAGCCTGCGGCGGCACGCCCTTCGCGCTGCCCCGAGCACCGGCAGCGCCTTCACCCCCCGCAGCGGCGCGGGGCCGCACCTGGCCCGCTTGCGGCGGTGCTGCGCCGACAGCGCCCGCCGGCAGTGCCTGCGGTGCCGGCGAGTGCGTGCGGCGCACAGCCTTGCCCCGCTTGCCCCGGCGGCGGCCGGGCGCCGCGCTCTGGCCGCGGGCAGTGCCCGCGCGCGCTCCGGCATTAAGCTTAGCGCGCCTGTGCTTCGCCCGCCCTTTTGCCTGCCCGGCTGCCTGGCTTCCTGCGCCCAAAGCCGGAGTGCCGGGACATTTTTCCTTTTCCGGTACCATACCTCCCCCGGCGTGCAGAAATGGACACTCGCTGCTTGCAAGGCGCTATCTCGCCACTTTTGCCATTTATATCCATAAGTTCGTCGCTTTCGTTGACGATGATCTGCTCATCACTGCCCTGGTTCACTCCGACATTAAGCTGCCCGTCTTCGTTTGCATCAACAAGACGTCCCACGCGTTTAACGAATGGGTTTTGCACCGCTCTTCGGCGGGCTGCTTTATTCTTAAGCTTGGCTGCCTCTACTTCTGGACGTTGAACCTGACTTGCCATCGTTGATGGGTCCCTTTCGGGAAGCTTGCCCTCTCTCCTGCTTGCTCCGGTGTTTTTCGCTGCTGTCACCCCATTCCCCCTTGCCGGCCACAGAAAGTGCCACTGCACAAAGCGCCGGAGCATTGGGGCTCCAGCGCGGTTCATCCACCCGATCGAGGTGCCGCATGGCGGCAACTGTGGCTCATCGACTTATGGCAGCTGTCCTTTCATGCGGACGGCCGCTTCCTGCAACGATTCAAAGGTGCCTGCATCAGTCCAGTAATTTTGCAATATATCGTACTCCAAGCTTCCGGCGGCAGCATAATGGTTATTCACGTCGGTGATTTCCAATTCTCCGCGCGCCGACGGCGAGATGCCGGCAATGAAATTGAAAACATGATCATCATACATATAAATCCCGGTGACACAATACGAAGTTTTCGGCTGACTTGGTTTCTCTTCGATATGGGCAATCCGCTCCGGGTTCGCCGGGTCGAACACAGGCACCCCATAACGCCGAGCATCGTCCACCTCTTTCAAAAGGACCCGTGCTGTCCCTGCCGGTTGTGCCATATAGCGCTCCACATAAGGCTTGAGGTCATCGCTGAACAGGTTATCGCCAAGCAGTACAACGAACTTTTCGCCGGGTGTAACGAAACCTTTGGCCAGGTTCAAGGCCTCCGCAATCCCCCCGGCCTTCTCCTGAATGCGATAGGTGAGCTTGACGCCGTACTCTTTGCCGCTTCCCAGAAATTCCGTGTACAAACCCGCAGAATGAGTGCCCATCACGATCATGATATCTTCGATTCCCGCCTGATGGAGTCTGTCGAGTCCGTATGCGATCATCGGATGTTTGCCGACCGGAAGCAGGTGTTTGTTGATCAGGCGAGTCAAGGGATATAGTCTTGTTCCCGTTCCGCCTGCAAGAATGACACCTTTCATTCCTTATCCCTCCTTCGTCTGATGGTCAACATAGTCAAGCGGATCCACTTTCCACTTATGGATAAAAAGCTTTCTGTTCCGTTCAATCAACCGGTTCCACTGATCCCGGTCCGTTTTCTTGAAACTTGCGCTGCCCTGATGGTGGACCAGCACATCGCCGCACGCGAGCAGCCGGTAGCCTGCCAGACGGGCTCTATAGCAATAATCGTCATCTTCGTAGTGCCCCGGGGAATACGCTTCATCCAAAAGACCCACGTTCTCCATCATGTCTCGCCGAAACATCATGCATAATCCCACGATCCTTTGGACTTCTCTCCATCTGCCCGGATCGGGTTGGTTATTCACGGCGGCCAGTTCCTGAAAATGCTCCATATCCCGGAAATCCACGTTGACCTGCTGAATGCCGCTTGCATAATTGGTCATCGGACCAACGATACCGATGCCGGCATCGCTATGCAAGGCAGCATGAAGATTGCGAAGCCAGCGGGGCGTTACGGTTACGTCGTTGTTCAACAGCAACAGATCATCTCCGCATGCCGCACGCATGCCCGCATTGCAAGCTGCCGGAAATCCGCGGTTGGCCGGCAAACGAACGAAACGAATCCGTTCGCTCGCGCAAAAGGAGGCCGTTCCGTCAGTCGAGCCGTTATCTGCCACGACAATTTCATACGGCGTGGCGTCGTCGGTATGCCGGCGAATGGCCGCGATGCAAGACTTCAACAGCTCCAGCCGTTATAGGTAGGAATAATGATACTGGTCAATGTCATCTGCCGTTCCTCCTGTAGGCCACTTCGATACGCGAAATGCCCGGCGAAGTCCTCCCGCTTTCTTCCGACAATTTCAGCCAAACCGCCAACGCTTCAAGATGGTCGCCGATGATCAGCTTCGCAACCTCGTTGCCGCTGCCGATATTCGACTTGCGCAAACGATTGGTCCGGATAACGTCAACCCGTGCGGGAGCAGCTATTGCCAGACCATGATGGATGGCAAGGGTTTGCGCTTTGGGCGGCA contains the following coding sequences:
- a CDS encoding glycosyltransferase family 2 protein, translating into MRILGRPSGKQAILPRSSGKPGKRRNGNRASAPSVFLHAAARGKGSQSKASRKGQQALRRTKIYNQGYKRGYEDGVRQGKNSFGAVFDGVSIVIPTYNQRDYVLKCVSSIEKHTPAPYEIIVVDNGSQDGTADALGRIGGMVRVAALDGNRGFAGGVNHGLMMAKGRHIVVLNNDTLVTPGWLDNMMACLQSQADIGVVGPVTNYIGGEQQIEVPYDDVSEMWAFAANYNKPDASKYRLTDRLVGFCWLFSRELFERVGYLDEGYAIGNFEDEDWIVRAKLAGYKLAVAGDAFIHHFGSVSIKAVGEQKLAAVNKENEQFYERKWGDPHALIAEAARMSKEAPASFDARERQPFRRSSDFYPEGSFLTDVNGDAYYLSGGCRRKLHIPVPQGISPVRLAKPDLLGIPVGNAIDSSMQIQGRASESGQSSAHLLQGSSAEWPEGSVVAANEAPQIWYQISGGKRRKYASAYAAECWGVYPYAVIRVPYEKLHALEEGWPIIAPPKLLGCQL
- a CDS encoding GT-D fold domain-containing glycosyltransferase, coding for MRPRAAAGGEGAAGARGSAKGVPPQAAKRAARDSSYAAGFRDGVYAGGEALVEQRIPPDHILPDVAAAELIAAGVNQYAHRLARLAGPHEVAAHIYAALDAGRPLSVIRLGDGELLALAADTVLSSEEVQELAPFLPYAGVPRSTPDVRASLVEAIRRADWVGVPISRAPTFQGLLFPVLRHFAIDWSSLKLTDSTINYSLHHSRLLPSLLQNRRVLVIGNLASELGGLLQSHGVHVAGMIAPVAGYADIPRVMQRIRKHDFDLALVAAGIPAIVLCRHIADELGKVAIDFGHLANKLVTGELQY
- a CDS encoding sugar phosphate nucleotidyltransferase, whose product is MKGVILAGGTGTRLYPLTRLINKHLLPVGKHPMIAYGLDRLHQAGIEDIMIVMGTHSAGLYTEFLGSGKEYGVKLTYRIQEKAGGIAEALNLAKGFVTPGEKFVVLLGDNLFSDDLKPYVERYMAQPAGTARVLLKEVDDARRYGVPVFDPANPERIAHIEEKPSQPKTSYCVTGIYMYDDHVFNFIAGISPSARGELEITDVNNHYAAAGSLEYDILQNYWTDAGTFESLQEAAVRMKGQLP